The following are encoded in a window of Prochlorococcus marinus str. MIT 1013 genomic DNA:
- a CDS encoding tetratricopeptide repeat protein gives MEKSDKQEQRKNKLADIKIFPVPFLLEVNEENLTINTNTPTKPSREQIINQAFQYHSQGNISEAAKYYQYFINEGFNDHRVFSNYGTILANLGNLEEAELSYRKAIELNPDYEKAHSNLGSILSDLENLEEAELSYRKAIELKPDHAEALYNLGIILKDLGKLEEAELSYCKAIGIKPDFAEAYSNLGVVLKDLGKLKEAELSQRKAIELNPDCNEASWNLSHLELLQGDYRNGLENYEFRFKINKPIIPHGKTKIKKVTKEKLQKGEKLLVVSEQAPGDVIFYMRYLLPLKQQGIDLSFCAPEKLHNLIQDSGIHSNPLSPEQCSLVKEGKWIPLLSLLKYFSVNPHNPVINTPYISSTKTLKEKWRNILFKEKRPIVGVNWQGNPEMEKIYQGRSIPLEIFSKLLEKNDIRLISFQKGFGSEQMEKCSFKEHFVSCQDQIDSIWDYSETSAIVENCDLIITNDCSLGPLAAGMGKKVWLLLRDVPFWYWGLTGDTTFWYPSMRLFRQKKRHDWQEVMERVSIALSSFQDVKHDLI, from the coding sequence ATGGAAAAATCAGATAAACAAGAACAAAGAAAGAACAAATTAGCAGATATAAAAATCTTCCCTGTGCCTTTTCTTTTAGAAGTAAACGAAGAAAATCTTACTATTAATACAAATACACCTACTAAACCTTCTAGAGAACAAATAATTAATCAAGCATTTCAATATCATTCACAGGGAAACATTTCAGAAGCAGCAAAATATTATCAATATTTCATCAATGAAGGATTCAATGATCACAGAGTTTTTTCCAATTATGGAACAATATTGGCAAATCTTGGAAACTTAGAAGAAGCAGAATTGTCATACCGCAAAGCAATTGAGCTAAATCCTGATTATGAAAAGGCACATTCCAATCTAGGAAGCATATTGAGCGATCTTGAAAACTTAGAAGAAGCAGAATTGTCCTATCGCAAAGCAATTGAACTTAAACCTGATCACGCAGAGGCACTTTACAATCTGGGAATCATATTGAAAGATCTTGGCAAATTAGAAGAAGCAGAATTGTCCTATTGCAAAGCAATTGGAATCAAACCTGATTTCGCAGAGGCGTATTCCAATTTGGGAGTCGTATTGAAAGATCTTGGAAAACTAAAAGAAGCAGAATTATCACAACGCAAAGCAATTGAACTGAATCCTGATTGCAATGAAGCATCTTGGAATCTTTCACATCTTGAACTACTTCAAGGCGACTATAGAAATGGTTTAGAAAACTATGAATTTAGATTTAAAATAAATAAACCTATTATTCCTCACGGTAAGACAAAAATAAAAAAAGTAACTAAGGAAAAACTACAAAAGGGAGAAAAGCTTTTAGTTGTTAGTGAGCAAGCTCCAGGAGATGTGATTTTTTATATGCGTTATTTGTTGCCTCTTAAACAACAAGGAATAGACCTTTCTTTTTGTGCTCCTGAAAAGCTACACAACTTGATTCAAGACTCAGGCATACACTCTAACCCTCTTTCCCCTGAGCAATGCAGTCTTGTAAAAGAAGGGAAATGGATCCCATTACTATCTTTACTTAAGTATTTCTCTGTGAACCCTCATAATCCTGTAATTAATACCCCATACATTTCATCAACAAAAACACTAAAAGAAAAATGGCGTAATATTCTCTTCAAAGAAAAAAGACCAATAGTTGGTGTTAATTGGCAAGGAAATCCAGAAATGGAAAAGATTTATCAAGGGCGATCAATTCCTTTAGAAATATTCTCAAAGCTTCTAGAAAAAAATGATATTCGATTGATTTCATTCCAAAAAGGTTTCGGCTCTGAGCAAATGGAGAAATGTTCATTTAAAGAACATTTTGTTAGTTGCCAAGATCAAATAGACAGCATATGGGATTATTCAGAAACATCGGCAATCGTAGAAAACTGTGATTTGATTATTACTAATGACTGCAGCCTGGGTCCTTTAGCTGCAGGAATGGGTAAGAAGGTTTGGTTATTACTAAGAGATGTACCTTTTTGGTATTGGGGGCTTACTGGAGACACTACATTTTGGTATCCCTCGATGAGGTTATTCCGACAAAAAAAACGACATGATTGGCAAGAAGTTATGGAGAGAGTATCCATCGCACTTAGCTCTTTCCAGGATGTAAAACATGATCTCATCTGA
- a CDS encoding tetratricopeptide repeat protein, with amino-acid sequence MEKLDKQEQRKNNFTEIKTFPVPFTFTKTKENIALSTNASSKYSKEQIINQAIQYHLQGNIKEASRYYKYCLSQGYKDTKVFCNYGIILKDLGKLQEAEISTRKAIKLKPDFAEAHSNLGNILIDLGKLEEAETSTRKAIELNPNYAEAHYNLGNIFSDLGKLKEAELSYCKAIELNPNYAEAHYNLGNILKELGKLIEAELSYCKAIELNPNYAEAHYNLGNILKELGKLIEAELSLRKAIELKPDFVEAHLNLGSVLSDLGKSQDAEVYTRKAIELKPELAEAHLNLGNILRDLDKLKDAEISTRKAIQINPKYAMAHSNLGSILMDLGKSQDAEISTRKAIDLKPDFADAYSNLGAILMDLDKLEEANQAYQKSLEIDPKQIHLISNIIYTLSRLCMWDEIEKYLPDLNRIGIEGKAIGPLALMYIEDNPLNHLKRAIKYNQEHKREELPNINHNNNNNKIKIGYFSADFRNHPLTHLLLRTLELHDKSKFEIYAYSLSNMKDDYTIRVQKAVSVFREIHNLSDLDIVKLARNDQIDIALDLNGITKYSRISIFSYRVAPIQINYLGYAGSLGSDSYDYILADKVIIPEENKKFYTEKVLHLPNSSFPHDNTRKISVNKFSREQLGLPPDGFVFTCFNSIHKITRKEFNIWLRLLHKVERSVLWIKKPHQAAMNNLYAELTHHGIDKERIIFAENMELDDHFSRHSCADLFLDTFNFNAANTANFALSSDVPVITLLGKSYSARIAASILNACNLNELVTTSYSEYESLAYELATNKEKLKTIREKLRNKNKLSFFDSSKFTNELEIMYSNLVNK; translated from the coding sequence ATGGAAAAATTAGACAAACAAGAACAAAGAAAGAATAACTTCACTGAAATAAAAACATTCCCAGTTCCATTCACTTTCACGAAAACGAAAGAGAATATTGCTCTTTCTACGAATGCTTCTTCAAAATATTCTAAAGAACAAATAATTAATCAAGCAATTCAATATCATCTACAAGGTAATATTAAAGAAGCTTCAAGGTATTATAAATATTGCCTTTCTCAAGGATATAAAGACACCAAAGTATTCTGTAATTATGGAATCATATTGAAAGATCTTGGTAAATTACAAGAAGCAGAAATCTCAACTCGCAAAGCAATTAAACTTAAGCCTGACTTCGCAGAAGCACATTCCAATCTGGGAAACATATTAATAGATCTTGGCAAGTTAGAAGAAGCAGAAACCTCCACGAGAAAAGCAATTGAGCTGAATCCTAATTACGCAGAAGCTCATTATAATCTGGGAAATATATTTAGCGATCTTGGCAAATTAAAAGAAGCAGAATTGTCATATTGCAAAGCAATTGAGCTGAATCCTAATTACGCAGAAGCGCATTATAATCTGGGAAATATATTGAAAGAACTTGGCAAATTAATAGAAGCAGAATTGTCATATTGCAAAGCAATTGAGCTGAATCCTAATTACGCAGAGGCGCATTACAATCTGGGAAATATATTGAAAGAACTTGGCAAATTAATAGAAGCAGAGTTATCACTACGCAAAGCAATTGAACTCAAACCTGATTTCGTAGAGGCTCATTTAAATCTAGGAAGCGTATTGAGTGATCTGGGTAAATCACAAGACGCAGAAGTATATACACGTAAAGCAATTGAACTTAAGCCTGAATTGGCAGAGGCTCATTTAAATCTTGGAAACATATTGAGAGATCTGGACAAATTAAAAGACGCAGAAATATCCACTCGCAAAGCAATTCAAATTAATCCTAAGTACGCAATGGCGCATTCTAACCTGGGATCAATATTGATGGATCTTGGCAAATCACAAGACGCAGAAATATCTACACGCAAAGCGATTGATCTTAAGCCTGATTTCGCTGATGCGTATTCCAACCTGGGAGCCATCTTGATGGATTTAGATAAATTAGAAGAAGCAAATCAAGCGTATCAAAAATCCTTAGAAATAGATCCCAAACAAATTCACCTAATTTCCAATATAATTTACACTTTATCCAGGCTTTGCATGTGGGATGAGATAGAAAAGTATTTACCTGATTTAAATAGAATAGGAATAGAGGGAAAGGCTATAGGTCCTTTAGCATTAATGTATATAGAGGACAACCCATTAAATCACTTAAAACGTGCAATTAAATATAATCAAGAACATAAAAGAGAAGAATTACCAAATATCAATCATAACAACAATAATAATAAAATTAAGATCGGTTACTTTTCAGCTGATTTCAGAAATCATCCATTAACTCATCTGCTACTAAGAACACTAGAATTACATGATAAATCTAAATTCGAGATCTATGCATATAGTCTATCTAATATGAAAGATGATTATACAATAAGAGTACAGAAAGCTGTTTCTGTTTTTAGAGAAATACATAATCTATCTGATCTTGATATCGTTAAACTTGCAAGAAATGATCAAATTGACATAGCATTAGATCTTAATGGTATAACAAAATATAGTAGGATTTCTATTTTCTCTTATCGAGTAGCACCTATTCAAATAAACTATCTTGGTTATGCTGGTTCACTTGGATCAGATTCCTATGATTATATTCTTGCTGATAAAGTAATAATTCCAGAGGAAAATAAGAAATTTTATACTGAAAAAGTATTACACCTTCCTAATAGCTCTTTTCCCCATGATAATACAAGGAAAATATCAGTTAACAAATTCAGCAGAGAACAATTAGGACTTCCACCAGATGGCTTCGTATTTACATGCTTTAATTCTATCCATAAAATAACTAGAAAAGAATTTAATATATGGCTCAGGTTATTACATAAAGTAGAAAGAAGTGTTTTATGGATAAAAAAACCACATCAGGCTGCAATGAATAACTTGTATGCTGAATTAACTCATCATGGCATAGATAAAGAAAGAATAATATTTGCTGAAAATATGGAATTAGATGATCATTTCTCAAGACATTCATGTGCTGATTTATTTCTTGATACTTTCAATTTTAATGCTGCAAATACAGCAAATTTCGCCTTGTCTTCTGATGTACCAGTTATAACTTTGCTAGGCAAGAGTTACAGTGCAAGAATAGCAGCAAGCATACTAAATGCTTGTAATCTCAATGAATTAGTTACAACGAGCTATTCAGAATATGAATCTTTAGCATATGAACTTGCAACTAATAAAGAAAAACTCAAAACAATTCGTGAAAAACTTAGAAATAAAAATAAATTATCATTTTTCGATTCTTCTAAATTTACTAATGAACTAGAAATTATGTATAGTAACCTTGTGAATAAATAG